A genomic region of Verrucomicrobiia bacterium contains the following coding sequences:
- the dapB gene encoding 4-hydroxy-tetrahydrodipicolinate reductase: MTKVIIAGSKGRMGQALLGCAPRFPGIEVVGAVDQGDDLRAVISKADVVIDFSFHSATLPIARVCAENRKAVVIGTTGHKPEEKSEITALKSQIPIVMATNFSTGVNTLFWLTRKAAEILGPSFDLEVVEMHHRLKKDAPSGTATTLLEILGDVRKLQLADALRHGRKGITGERTNSEIGIHAIRGGDVVGDHTVILAANGERVELTHKASSRETFANGALRAAQWLVTQKPGLYDMQDVLGLR; encoded by the coding sequence TCCTGGCATCGAAGTCGTAGGCGCCGTTGATCAGGGAGACGATCTTCGGGCGGTGATCTCGAAAGCCGATGTCGTCATTGACTTCAGTTTTCATAGCGCCACGCTGCCGATCGCCCGCGTCTGCGCCGAAAATCGCAAAGCGGTCGTGATTGGCACAACGGGTCACAAGCCTGAAGAAAAATCTGAGATCACGGCGCTGAAGTCCCAGATCCCCATCGTCATGGCGACGAATTTCTCAACGGGAGTGAACACGCTGTTCTGGCTGACGCGCAAGGCCGCGGAGATCCTTGGACCGTCGTTCGATCTGGAAGTGGTCGAAATGCATCATCGGCTGAAGAAGGATGCACCGAGCGGCACTGCCACGACGCTGCTGGAAATCCTGGGTGACGTGCGAAAACTCCAGCTTGCAGATGCGCTGCGTCATGGACGCAAAGGAATTACAGGCGAACGAACGAACTCGGAAATCGGCATCCACGCGATTCGCGGGGGAGACGTCGTGGGCGATCATACTGTGATCTTGGCGGCGAATGGCGAGCGCGTGGAGTTGACGCACAAGGCGTCGAGCCGCGAGACGTTTGCCAATGGCGCGCTGCGGGCCGCGCAGTGGCTGGTGACGCAAAAACCCGGGCTCTACGACATGCAGGATGTGCTCGGCTTGAGGTGA
- a CDS encoding family 43 glycosylhydrolase produces the protein MNLKRCFLSVVSRFALLALAFGAADSATSAAPLADNSTVHVMATFRGNGEDGLHLQWSSDGYKWLELLNDRSLLKPTVGESRIMRDPCLIRDPKGMFHLVWTTSWTGKTIGYSRSTNLLDWAEPVALPVMASDPNCKLCWAPEIRWDAKNQNFLIYWSSSFTNETPEYWRTYATTTKDFKTFTPPILFFDPGHSQIDASILEADGKFHLFYKHSWQGNRFASGEALTGPYADPSPLFTNDDWEGAWPMKLGDLYVAYIDRFKSRDRMGMWASKDLVTWMNVSSNSSFPRGTLHASVVQVEKSMLEPFFAQEQRELAIEPPKPILEGFTADPHAVVLDDTYYVYPTSDKDQWQTTDFSCWSSKDLIHWKNEGMILDVTRDLSWAKIRAWAPAMIRRDGTYYFYFCAEQKIGVATNSAPTGRFKDALDQPLISPSREYPGQTIDPFAFIDEDGQAYLYYGQGNLYAFKLKPDMMTLDGAPVRMTPRGFNEGVVVFKRKGLYYFMWSENDARDPRYQVAYGTAKSPLGPIEIPRDNVVLQRKGRAVGTAHHSVIQVPGTDRWYMIYHRHAIPNGNGYTRQTCLAKMEFDAEGRIKKSDPLEVVFPEGSKGEPIDRQ, from the coding sequence ATGAACTTGAAACGTTGCTTCCTGTCCGTTGTGTCGCGATTCGCCTTGCTCGCACTGGCATTCGGCGCGGCTGATTCAGCAACTTCTGCTGCGCCCCTGGCCGATAACTCCACAGTCCATGTGATGGCGACGTTTCGCGGGAACGGCGAAGACGGCTTGCACCTGCAGTGGAGTTCCGACGGTTATAAATGGCTGGAGTTGTTGAACGATCGCAGCCTGCTGAAGCCAACGGTCGGCGAAAGCCGGATCATGCGCGACCCCTGCCTCATTCGTGATCCTAAGGGAATGTTTCATCTCGTCTGGACCACATCCTGGACGGGCAAAACGATCGGCTATTCGCGATCGACAAATCTTCTCGATTGGGCCGAGCCCGTTGCCTTGCCGGTCATGGCGAGCGATCCTAATTGCAAGCTCTGCTGGGCGCCTGAGATTCGTTGGGACGCTAAGAATCAGAATTTCCTGATCTATTGGTCGTCGAGCTTCACCAACGAAACCCCGGAATACTGGCGCACCTACGCGACAACCACCAAGGATTTCAAAACCTTCACGCCGCCGATTCTGTTCTTTGATCCAGGCCACAGCCAAATCGATGCAAGCATCCTGGAGGCGGACGGAAAGTTCCACCTGTTCTATAAACATTCGTGGCAGGGCAACCGGTTCGCATCGGGAGAAGCGCTGACGGGGCCGTACGCGGATCCTTCGCCGCTGTTCACGAACGATGATTGGGAAGGCGCGTGGCCAATGAAGTTGGGAGACTTGTATGTGGCTTACATTGATCGATTCAAAAGCCGTGATCGGATGGGCATGTGGGCGTCGAAGGATTTGGTCACCTGGATGAACGTGAGCAGCAACTCGAGCTTCCCGCGCGGAACGCTCCATGCGAGCGTTGTGCAGGTGGAGAAATCGATGCTCGAACCATTCTTCGCGCAGGAGCAACGGGAACTTGCGATCGAACCGCCCAAGCCAATCCTCGAAGGGTTCACCGCCGATCCGCACGCCGTGGTGTTGGATGACACTTATTATGTGTATCCAACGTCGGACAAGGATCAGTGGCAAACCACGGATTTCTCCTGCTGGTCTTCGAAGGACCTGATCCATTGGAAGAACGAGGGAATGATTCTGGACGTCACGCGCGATTTGAGCTGGGCGAAGATTCGCGCCTGGGCGCCGGCGATGATCCGCCGGGATGGCACTTATTATTTCTATTTCTGCGCGGAACAAAAAATCGGAGTCGCCACGAATTCAGCTCCCACGGGCCGATTCAAGGACGCGCTCGATCAGCCGCTGATTTCACCCAGCCGGGAATATCCGGGGCAAACCATTGATCCGTTTGCATTCATCGATGAAGACGGGCAGGCGTATCTCTATTACGGACAGGGAAATCTTTACGCGTTCAAGCTCAAGCCTGACATGATGACTCTGGACGGCGCGCCGGTGCGTATGACACCGCGCGGATTCAACGAAGGCGTGGTCGTGTTCAAGCGAAAAGGCCTCTATTATTTCATGTGGTCGGAGAACGATGCGCGCGATCCACGATATCAGGTGGCTTATGGAACTGCAAAATCACCGCTCGGCCCGATCGAAATCCCGCGCGATAACGTGGTGCTGCAACGCAAGGGCAGGGCGGTGGGAACCGCGCATCATTCCGTGATCCAGGTGCCGGGGACGGATCGCTGGTAC
- a CDS encoding nucleoside triphosphate pyrophosphatase, which produces MMNLPPMILASASPRRSELLKQLGVDFRVIPSDAEELHQQDLTAREVCQINAYRKAHAVAKKFPDALVLGADTLVCLENELLGKPRDLEAAYLMLERLQGKTHQVVTAICLIHHRNRRQSVFSDVTEVTFRTLDSVQIQRYLIQTNPLDKAGAYAIQENGDLIVEKISGSYTNVVGLPVEMLREELGRWDGEASPNGASKNGKSSHAE; this is translated from the coding sequence ATGATGAATTTGCCGCCGATGATACTGGCCTCGGCCTCGCCTCGCCGTTCCGAGTTGCTGAAGCAACTGGGCGTGGATTTTCGCGTGATTCCAAGTGACGCGGAGGAGTTGCACCAACAGGATCTCACGGCGCGCGAAGTCTGCCAGATCAACGCCTATCGCAAGGCACACGCTGTCGCGAAAAAGTTTCCCGACGCACTGGTGCTCGGGGCTGACACGCTCGTGTGCCTCGAGAATGAATTGCTCGGAAAGCCAAGGGATCTCGAGGCGGCTTACCTGATGCTCGAGCGGCTGCAGGGCAAAACACATCAGGTCGTCACGGCAATCTGCCTGATCCACCATCGCAACAGGCGCCAGAGTGTTTTTTCAGACGTCACTGAAGTCACCTTCCGAACACTCGACTCCGTGCAGATCCAGCGATACCTGATCCAGACGAACCCGTTGGACAAGGCTGGAGCGTATGCCATCCAGGAGAATGGCGATTTGATCGTCGAAAAAATTTCAGGCTCATACACGAACGTGGTGGGCTTGCCTGTCGAAATGTTGCGGGAGGAACTCGGGCGCTGGGATGGCGAAGCTTCTCCGAACGGCGCTTCCAAAAATGGGAAGAGCAGTCACGCTGAGTGA
- the folK gene encoding 2-amino-4-hydroxy-6-hydroxymethyldihydropteridine diphosphokinase, whose translation MSRETAYIALGSNLGDSAALLLKAVEKLQELSIEPLRISSLWETTPVDCPPGSALFLNAAAAIVPIPGESPETLLQKLQVLEREFGRRPKEVLNEPRPLDLDLIAFGNETRAQPGLMIPHPRAHLRRFVLEPLAEIAPDLILPGQVKTVSELSRALTSDEAVRKL comes from the coding sequence ATGTCACGCGAGACCGCTTACATTGCGCTCGGATCAAACCTCGGCGATTCGGCCGCATTGTTGCTCAAGGCCGTTGAGAAGCTTCAAGAGCTTTCGATTGAGCCATTGCGAATCTCTTCATTGTGGGAAACCACACCGGTGGATTGTCCTCCCGGATCTGCATTGTTCCTCAACGCGGCCGCAGCCATCGTTCCGATTCCAGGCGAATCCCCTGAAACATTGCTGCAGAAGTTGCAGGTGCTGGAACGCGAATTTGGGCGCCGTCCGAAGGAGGTGCTGAACGAACCGCGTCCGCTTGATTTGGACCTGATTGCGTTCGGTAATGAAACGCGGGCACAGCCTGGCCTGATGATTCCTCATCCGCGCGCGCATCTCCGCCGGTTTGTGCTGGAACCGCTGGCGGAAATCGCGCCGGACCTGATCCTGCCTGGCCAGGTAAAAACAGTGTCGGAATTGTCGCGTGCATTGACTTCTGACGAAGCTGTCCGAAAGTTGTAA